One part of the Runella rosea genome encodes these proteins:
- a CDS encoding NB-ARC domain-containing protein, translating to MDYIRKQVQQRIEFLQSMGEKSALKIHYQARFEYILVYLVGYLWNKNIDKLDYEDKEYVFQNIIKPTIGSIVSICRKLDIDKEIFKSGKLNQAFEKYPSVRNELLGHGFVYEDAPEKVLTALQELYDSISYSNLPILIENVDLIFVTSFDSNIYKGISYKSDGTNYSPWSCPKNIHEFKTNSLYGSYGLNQYFRLSPFVEMSAFGREIYFFNSIDEKLTGNVKYNRLLETGILYKEWEEFCELDITNDGIKIKSHNGTIRNVYENNYKKYIDIGIKRRLKDFLLKNKSSVCATVWGHGGVGKTATIQSLCEDLANDERKFFDYIVFLSAKDRKYDYYTGNIEEISDKIATLPELIKGINKVLFNNDDDDDPSAIVDIKGKKLLLVIDDFETFPKEEKDKIDLFISELNTNNHKVIITTRAANINIGQEFQTNELTENETTRFLLEVIKNEELGNEITIKQQLETTEKSHMVFEITSGRPLFIFQFAFILGQKGFADAINYKIKEGDTAISFLFGRIYEYLSPKAKDLFVVLSLLDDLSNVIEKAQYILNLEHEPDIFNSAVNELVKLKL from the coding sequence ATGGATTACATCAGAAAGCAAGTACAACAACGGATAGAATTTCTTCAATCTATGGGTGAGAAATCAGCATTGAAGATTCACTATCAAGCTCGATTTGAATATATTTTGGTTTATTTGGTGGGATATTTATGGAATAAAAATATTGATAAGCTTGATTATGAAGACAAAGAATATGTATTTCAAAACATTATCAAACCTACAATAGGTAGTATTGTATCAATCTGTCGAAAACTTGATATAGACAAAGAAATCTTTAAGAGTGGCAAATTAAATCAAGCTTTTGAGAAGTATCCGTCAGTTAGGAATGAGTTATTGGGGCATGGTTTTGTATATGAAGATGCTCCAGAGAAAGTACTCACAGCACTTCAGGAATTGTACGATTCTATTTCATACTCTAACTTACCTATACTTATTGAAAATGTAGATCTAATATTTGTAACTTCCTTTGATTCCAATATTTACAAAGGAATTTCATACAAAAGTGATGGCACTAATTACAGTCCTTGGAGTTGCCCCAAAAACATTCATGAATTCAAAACTAATAGTTTATATGGAAGTTATGGCTTAAATCAATATTTTAGATTATCTCCTTTCGTAGAAATGTCAGCCTTTGGCCGAGAAATATATTTTTTCAATAGCATTGACGAAAAACTAACAGGTAATGTAAAGTATAATAGACTACTTGAAACAGGAATACTATATAAGGAATGGGAAGAGTTTTGCGAATTAGATATAACAAATGACGGCATAAAAATTAAAAGTCATAACGGTACTATTCGCAATGTCTATGAGAATAACTACAAGAAATATATAGACATAGGTATTAAGAGGAGGCTCAAAGATTTTCTTCTTAAAAATAAATCTTCGGTTTGCGCCACAGTGTGGGGGCATGGTGGTGTCGGTAAAACCGCTACGATTCAAAGTCTATGCGAAGACTTAGCGAATGATGAGCGTAAGTTTTTTGACTACATTGTATTTCTGTCGGCAAAAGATAGAAAGTACGATTACTATACGGGTAACATTGAAGAAATAAGTGATAAAATTGCAACACTACCAGAGTTAATCAAAGGTATTAATAAAGTTTTATTTAATAACGATGATGATGACGACCCAAGTGCCATTGTTGATATTAAAGGCAAAAAACTACTTTTAGTGATTGATGATTTCGAGACCTTTCCTAAAGAAGAGAAAGACAAGATAGATTTATTTATCTCCGAACTCAATACAAATAATCATAAAGTAATTATCACAACGAGAGCTGCTAATATTAACATTGGCCAAGAGTTTCAGACCAATGAACTTACTGAAAATGAAACTACGAGGTTCCTACTGGAAGTCATTAAAAATGAGGAACTCGGTAATGAAATTACCATAAAACAGCAGTTGGAGACTACTGAAAAAAGTCATATGGTATTTGAGATAACAAGTGGCAGACCCTTGTTTATTTTTCAATTTGCTTTTATTCTGGGACAGAAAGGTTTTGCAGATGCAATTAATTATAAAATCAAGGAAGGTGACACAGCAATCAGTTTTTTATTTGGTCGTATTTATGAATACCTATCTCCAAAGGCGAAAGATCTTTTTGTGGTATTAAGTTTGCTGGACGATTTAAGTAACGTTATTGAAAAAGCGCAGTATATTCTTAATCTTGAGCATGAACCTGATATTTTCAATTCTGCCGTCAATGAATTAGTTAAATTAAAATTATAA
- a CDS encoding PDDEXK nuclease domain-containing protein, which yields MEMILDDEYKEWLMGLKSKIRSMQLKAAIAVNSALIEFYWELGRMITEKQSQTKWGDKLIDQVARDLKTEFPDMAGLSNSNLKYCKRFYTFYQSSMGQQPVDQIPWGHNILIFSKSRDTDEAGFYIQKTIENGWSRDVLGLQLKSNLYERQGKAITNFKDTLPNPMSDLATQLLKDPYNFDFLAMTENYKERELENALIDNVTKFLLELGTGFAYVGKQVPMQVGDQEYFIDLLFYHLKLRAYVVIELKVTDFIPEYAGKLSFYLSVANDILRHPTDNPTIGLLICKNKNNVIAEYSLKNINQPIGVTEYQLTRLFPEEFKSSLPTIEEIETELKNSQ from the coding sequence ATGGAAATGATATTGGATGATGAATACAAAGAATGGCTCATGGGTCTGAAATCAAAAATCAGGTCAATGCAGTTGAAAGCGGCCATCGCAGTCAACAGTGCGCTGATTGAATTTTATTGGGAATTGGGCCGAATGATTACAGAGAAACAATCCCAAACAAAATGGGGAGATAAGTTAATTGACCAAGTGGCAAGAGACTTAAAAACAGAGTTTCCGGACATGGCTGGCTTGTCAAATTCCAACCTTAAATACTGTAAACGGTTCTATACTTTCTATCAATCCTCAATGGGTCAACAGCCTGTTGACCAAATTCCTTGGGGACATAACATTTTGATTTTCAGCAAGTCACGCGACACAGATGAAGCAGGTTTTTACATCCAAAAAACCATTGAAAACGGTTGGAGCCGCGATGTGCTCGGCTTGCAACTCAAGAGTAATCTGTACGAACGGCAGGGCAAAGCCATCACCAATTTCAAAGACACGCTGCCCAATCCTATGTCAGACTTAGCCACGCAATTGCTCAAAGACCCGTACAATTTTGATTTTTTGGCCATGACCGAAAATTACAAAGAACGGGAATTGGAAAATGCCCTGATTGATAATGTAACCAAGTTTTTGCTCGAACTGGGTACAGGTTTTGCCTACGTGGGCAAGCAGGTGCCAATGCAGGTAGGGGATCAGGAATATTTTATTGATTTGTTGTTTTATCACCTCAAACTCAGGGCGTATGTAGTCATAGAACTGAAAGTAACCGACTTTATTCCCGAATACGCTGGCAAACTCAGTTTTTATCTGTCGGTAGCCAACGATATTTTACGCCATCCGACCGACAACCCAACGATAGGACTGTTGATTTGTAAAAACAAAAACAACGTGATTGCGGAATACTCCCTGAAAAACATCAATCAGCCCATTGGCGTCACAGAATATCAATTGACCCGCCTTTTTCCCGAAGAGTTCAAAAGCAGTTTGCCCACCATCGAAGAAATCGAAACCGAGCTTAAAAACAGTCAATAA
- a CDS encoding replication initiation protein produces MTDDRVLEPFKDDNLVILKNPIANARFGLSVMQTKVLFEAIAFFKSNQDLRTMRLYIKEFLRNVGAETNNYEYIAKEIDQMTEIPLRIQRTTKKGRLDYLKVQLFSSADYKIDASGFGFVEIEISDKLKPYFLEIAEGEFFYYHILNTRVLKSKYSIKLYLFLKSWKRKGQVEISVMDLRALVEVEPNEYTEYRYFKKRIIESAKKELSEKCDITFEYQEIRAIPGNTKSEVVKIRFFIRENKETWNKFREKRSLKSARQSQ; encoded by the coding sequence ATGACCGATGATCGAGTGCTTGAGCCCTTTAAGGATGATAATTTAGTTATTCTCAAAAATCCCATTGCCAATGCTCGCTTCGGGCTGTCTGTTATGCAGACCAAGGTGTTGTTTGAGGCCATTGCTTTTTTTAAATCCAATCAGGACCTCCGGACCATGCGGCTCTACATCAAAGAGTTTCTGAGAAATGTCGGAGCTGAAACCAACAATTACGAATACATCGCCAAAGAGATAGACCAAATGACTGAAATCCCCTTAAGGATTCAGCGCACGACCAAAAAAGGCAGGTTGGACTATTTGAAAGTCCAATTGTTTTCAAGTGCCGATTACAAAATTGATGCTTCAGGTTTTGGTTTCGTAGAAATTGAAATTTCAGATAAGCTAAAGCCCTATTTTTTGGAAATTGCAGAGGGAGAGTTTTTCTATTACCACATTCTCAATACAAGGGTTCTAAAGAGTAAATATTCAATCAAGCTGTATCTGTTTCTCAAATCTTGGAAACGCAAAGGTCAGGTGGAGATAAGCGTCATGGATTTGCGCGCTTTAGTTGAGGTCGAGCCCAACGAATACACTGAGTACAGGTACTTCAAAAAACGGATTATTGAATCTGCGAAGAAAGAACTGAGCGAAAAATGTGATATTACCTTCGAGTACCAAGAAATCAGGGCCATACCGGGCAACACCAAAAGTGAGGTAGTGAAAATCCGTTTTTTTATCCGTGAGAACAAAGAGACCTGGAACAAATTCCGAGAAAAACGGAGCTTGAAATCGGCAAGGCAGAGCCAGTAA
- a CDS encoding ParA family protein: MKIITVAHQKGGVGKTTLALNIAYCLSEDLRVGITDTDLQGSISEIESFLSGIDLVPLDKVIKGEELPYDVIIIDTPPYLTGSLNEIFQISDYVLIPTKPFLDALAIKATIFLFNKLKRIGQN, translated from the coding sequence ATGAAAATAATAACCGTCGCCCATCAAAAGGGAGGTGTTGGAAAAACCACCCTTGCCCTAAATATTGCCTACTGCCTTTCAGAAGACCTACGTGTGGGTATAACCGACACCGATTTACAAGGGTCAATTTCGGAGATAGAATCATTTCTCTCTGGTATTGACTTGGTACCGCTCGATAAAGTTATCAAAGGAGAAGAGCTGCCCTACGATGTCATTATCATTGACACCCCGCCCTACCTCACTGGAAGCCTGAATGAGATCTTTCAGATTTCTGATTATGTATTGATTCCCACCAAACCTTTTCTGGATGCACTCGCCATCAAAGCAACCATTTTTCTTTTTAATAAGCTAAAAAGGATAGGCCAGAATTAA
- a CDS encoding PAAR domain-containing protein produces the protein MPKPAARVGDMHTCPMLTPGLPPIPHIGGPIAGPGVPSVLIGGMPAAHVGDTCICVGPPDSTVMGSASVLIGGTPAVRMGDMTAHGGIIAMGLPTVLIG, from the coding sequence ATGCCAAAACCTGCTGCCCGTGTGGGCGATATGCACACATGTCCCATGTTAACTCCTGGATTGCCCCCTATACCGCACATTGGCGGACCTATTGCGGGTCCTGGCGTGCCATCGGTCTTAATTGGCGGAATGCCCGCTGCTCACGTAGGTGATACATGTATTTGTGTAGGCCCCCCTGATTCAACGGTCATGGGCTCGGCCTCGGTATTGATCGGCGGCACGCCAGCAGTACGTATGGGCGATATGACTGCCCATGGGGGTATTATTGCAATGGGCTTACCCACGGTATTGATTGGCTGA
- the tssK gene encoding type VI secretion system baseplate subunit TssK, which translates to MSLLDYKMKLGSAGVFYVVIKADPFKTVEIGDYNSDEGLNRRPNLTIKPALDLLSMHDMLSDAYSFPICRVRFESQRFSIDHEYIPPSVSIHGEGLLWYYESCGTLLNNVQQLAVQIVKKSVECRTEAALR; encoded by the coding sequence TTGTCGTTGCTTGATTACAAAATGAAATTGGGTTCGGCTGGGGTATTTTATGTCGTAATCAAAGCAGATCCATTCAAAACGGTCGAAATCGGCGACTACAATAGTGATGAAGGCTTGAATCGCCGACCTAATTTAACCATTAAACCTGCTTTGGATCTACTGTCGATGCACGATATGCTTTCTGATGCATACAGTTTTCCCATTTGTCGCGTGCGATTTGAGAGCCAACGATTTTCCATTGACCATGAGTATATTCCACCATCGGTCTCAATTCATGGAGAAGGGCTCCTATGGTATTACGAAAGTTGCGGTACTTTATTGAATAATGTGCAGCAATTAGCGGTTCAGATTGTAAAAAAATCGGTGGAATGCAGAACCGAAGCAGCATTGCGGTAG
- a CDS encoding TssN family type VI secretion system protein — protein MYDRIVWSGWAAAGFAFVYGLLSPKATAFLPYLIVGILPIILPYLFIKSYDYWINIPPLKYRKWQYKSQVSLPVLEPINVIKVNIQFTKIPDESDPVFEGYWVELPSEKDLGTLFHYFIYSHNNRHREHKKDPIHVETGGKKLGWLLYKQNTLEQRIYLNTDLSLTQNNIMNNETIFAQSYSN, from the coding sequence ATTTATGACCGGATCGTATGGAGTGGCTGGGCGGCCGCAGGGTTTGCGTTTGTATATGGACTGCTTTCTCCAAAGGCTACTGCGTTTTTACCTTATTTAATTGTCGGCATATTGCCAATAATTTTACCCTATCTATTCATCAAATCATATGATTATTGGATAAATATCCCTCCGTTAAAATACCGTAAATGGCAGTATAAATCACAGGTATCTTTACCTGTATTAGAACCAATCAATGTTATTAAAGTTAATATACAATTCACTAAAATTCCCGACGAATCAGACCCTGTATTTGAAGGCTATTGGGTTGAATTACCTAGTGAAAAAGACTTAGGAACGCTTTTTCATTATTTCATATATTCTCACAATAATCGACACAGAGAGCACAAAAAAGACCCTATACATGTTGAAACCGGCGGCAAAAAACTGGGTTGGCTTTTGTATAAACAAAATACATTGGAACAACGCATTTATTTAAATACCGACCTTTCGTTGACCCAAAATAACATCATGAATAATGAAACCATTTTTGCTCAAAGTTATTCAAATTAA